In Nitrososphaerota archaeon, one genomic interval encodes:
- a CDS encoding dihydroneopterin aldolase family protein, with product MRSDDRARKFFDPRMTDRERAIFEGAVGLASIYHQFVGTPVSKDEHSLHAVEEAIKLSTLLQPYKKEVKAKLSITDERRKRHAYDYRSLEGRDFDVSIVTEYGSCRVTSRMKYIQELDYTLMFVEKIEDTCQRE from the coding sequence ATGAGATCCGACGATCGCGCTAGAAAGTTCTTCGACCCCAGGATGACTGATAGAGAGCGAGCTATCTTCGAAGGCGCCGTCGGGCTGGCCTCTATCTATCACCAGTTCGTCGGAACCCCAGTAAGCAAGGATGAGCATTCACTTCATGCCGTCGAAGAGGCGATCAAGCTATCGACCCTCCTCCAACCCTACAAGAAGGAAGTCAAAGCAAAACTAAGCATAACAGACGAGCGCCGGAAAAGACATGCTTACGACTACCGCTCACTCGAGGGACGAGACTTCGACGTATCTATTGTTACTGAGTACGGCAGCTGCCGAGTCACATCCCGCATGAAATACATCCAAGAGCTCGACTACACTCTAATGTTCGTAGAAAAAATCGAGGACACCTGCCAGCGCGAATAG
- a CDS encoding HisA/HisF-related TIM barrel protein, whose product MNFRVIPVIDIMQGTAVHAVGGHREDYRPLKSTLSVASDPVEVALGLKEQFGFDELYTADLDGITKGEANLPLLSKIFATKDLSVMVDSGVNSPEEAERLLEIGAVKVVIGSETLNSLDSLGRVVDAVGGTSATGSVDVKDGKVLSRCRELVEAKPVKAARILEGCGVGELILLDLSRVGSETGVDAHLVEAIVGAVDLPLLVGGGVSSIDDMRSLRDAGASGVLVTTALHRGLLSRREIDTVRL is encoded by the coding sequence ATGAATTTCAGAGTAATCCCCGTCATTGACATCATGCAGGGAACAGCAGTCCATGCGGTTGGAGGTCACCGTGAAGACTACCGCCCCCTGAAAAGCACTCTATCCGTTGCCTCTGACCCGGTCGAGGTTGCACTAGGACTTAAGGAACAGTTCGGCTTCGACGAGCTGTACACGGCTGATTTGGACGGAATTACCAAGGGAGAAGCGAACCTGCCTCTTCTCTCCAAGATCTTCGCTACCAAAGATCTAAGCGTCATGGTTGACTCGGGAGTAAATAGCCCCGAGGAGGCTGAACGGCTTCTGGAGATTGGTGCTGTAAAGGTAGTTATCGGTAGTGAGACGTTGAACAGTCTAGACAGCCTAGGAAGAGTAGTCGATGCTGTTGGGGGTACGAGTGCAACCGGTTCTGTTGATGTTAAGGATGGGAAAGTACTGTCTAGATGTCGTGAACTTGTAGAGGCGAAGCCGGTGAAGGCGGCTAGGATACTTGAGGGATGTGGAGTTGGTGAGTTGATTCTGCTTGATCTTTCGCGCGTTGGTTCGGAAACCGGTGTAGACGCGCATCTTGTTGAAGCGATTGTTGGGGCTGTTGATCTGCCATTGCTCGTGGGTGGCGGAGTTTCCTCTATTGACGACATGCGGTCGCTTAGAGACGCTGGGGCGTCAGGTGTGCTTGTTACTACGGCGTTGCACCGTGGTCTGCTGAGCCGACGTGAAATTGATACGGTTCGTCTGTAA
- a CDS encoding H4MPT-linked C1 transfer pathway protein — translation MRILGLDVGGANLKIAWVEVLKGSIVNCQTAVEYLPMWRGGKDRLPATLREVSDALSQGELPDAIGVTMTAELSDVFESKREGVEYTLQCVRQIYNGIDPILVVDYNGELGTIKAAQQNPLRYSSANWAATAKVLSGIFADCLLIDIGSTTTDIIPILNHRIATEGRTDMDRLATGELVYTGALRSDIQSITHVLPVNGRETEVAAERFALSGDVHLILGNIAPEEYSTETADGRDTSRQRCFARLARTVCAEPEMIGETGLIKMVSYIYDKQVDKIHKRLTNVLRRLNITPREDMPVVTTGLGGLFLGREAAYKSGFRRFYRLEQIVGGENPQAAAAVSVALLTAAEMGEIVKWSPS, via the coding sequence GTGAGGATACTTGGTTTGGATGTCGGCGGCGCGAACCTGAAGATAGCTTGGGTTGAGGTGCTTAAGGGGAGCATAGTGAATTGCCAAACCGCAGTGGAGTATCTTCCTATGTGGCGGGGAGGAAAGGATCGTCTTCCCGCGACTTTACGCGAAGTTTCAGATGCGCTCTCTCAAGGTGAGTTGCCTGACGCGATTGGTGTGACGATGACCGCTGAGCTCTCCGATGTCTTTGAGTCGAAGAGAGAGGGTGTCGAGTACACTTTGCAGTGCGTTCGACAAATCTACAATGGCATCGACCCAATCTTAGTTGTAGATTACAACGGTGAGCTAGGCACTATAAAGGCGGCCCAGCAGAACCCTCTTCGATATTCGTCAGCTAACTGGGCGGCCACTGCCAAAGTGCTCTCAGGCATCTTCGCTGACTGCCTGCTAATAGACATCGGAAGTACCACCACCGACATTATCCCAATTCTAAATCATAGAATCGCTACCGAGGGCAGGACTGATATGGATAGGCTTGCGACAGGTGAGCTAGTTTACACCGGTGCTCTCAGAAGCGATATTCAATCCATTACTCATGTTCTTCCAGTTAACGGCAGAGAAACGGAGGTTGCTGCTGAGCGGTTCGCTCTCTCCGGAGATGTTCACCTTATTCTCGGAAATATCGCGCCTGAAGAGTACTCAACCGAGACCGCCGATGGCCGTGACACTTCACGACAGCGGTGTTTTGCGCGGCTAGCTAGGACTGTTTGTGCAGAACCGGAGATGATCGGGGAGACTGGTTTGATCAAAATGGTCTCTTACATTTACGATAAGCAGGTGGATAAGATTCATAAGAGATTGACGAATGTGTTGAGGCGGCTTAATATTACGCCGCGCGAAGACATGCCTGTTGTAACCACGGGGCTAGGTGGGCTCTTTCTGGGGCGGGAGGCCGCGTATAAATCGGGTTTCCGACGCTTCTACAGACTTGAACAGATAGTTGGCGGCGAGAACCCGCAGGCCGCCGCCGCGGTTTCAGTGGCTCTTCTTACAGCGGCGGAGATGGGTGAGATTGTTAAATGGTCTCCGTCCTGA
- the fhcD gene encoding formylmethanofuran--tetrahydromethanopterin N-formyltransferase: MQLNGVEIEDTFAEAFPMVAGRILITAQNEKWADISARTATGFASSIIMSPAEAAIEGPRIPADKTPDGRPGVMIQIYHRTKPELKGQMITRLGQCILTCATTAAFDGLPSLNRKLRIGDAIRMFGDGFEKKDVLNGRKIWRIPVMEGEFLVEGRFGIKNAIAGGNLLIMAKDQPTALLAAEKSVEAIQQLPAVILPFPGGIVRSGSKTGSRKYKLGASTNHLYCPKLRAEVPETQVPPEVNSVYEIVFNALDQDLLMQATAKGIKAATSVPGVVKISAANFGGKLGPVQIRLKDAVQQIQA; this comes from the coding sequence TTGCAGCTCAACGGCGTTGAGATTGAAGACACCTTCGCAGAAGCATTTCCAATGGTAGCTGGAAGAATCCTGATAACAGCTCAGAACGAAAAGTGGGCGGATATCTCAGCTAGAACTGCCACCGGCTTCGCCTCCTCGATCATCATGTCCCCGGCGGAAGCCGCTATAGAAGGCCCCCGCATACCTGCTGATAAGACCCCGGATGGAAGACCCGGAGTAATGATTCAGATTTACCACCGCACCAAACCTGAGTTAAAAGGTCAGATGATTACCCGTCTAGGCCAATGTATTCTCACCTGCGCCACCACCGCAGCTTTTGATGGACTTCCCTCACTCAACCGCAAACTCCGCATCGGAGACGCAATCCGAATGTTTGGAGACGGCTTTGAGAAGAAGGATGTGTTGAACGGTCGAAAAATCTGGCGTATTCCTGTAATGGAGGGTGAGTTTCTAGTTGAAGGAAGATTCGGAATAAAGAACGCTATAGCTGGCGGAAACCTCCTCATCATGGCAAAGGATCAACCTACTGCGTTGTTAGCAGCTGAAAAGAGCGTCGAAGCAATTCAGCAGCTCCCAGCAGTTATCCTGCCGTTCCCCGGCGGAATCGTCCGCTCCGGCTCGAAGACAGGCTCAAGAAAATACAAGCTCGGCGCCTCAACCAACCACCTCTACTGCCCCAAGCTACGCGCCGAAGTACCTGAGACACAGGTTCCACCTGAAGTAAACAGCGTCTACGAAATCGTCTTCAATGCGCTAGACCAAGACCTGCTGATGCAAGCCACTGCGAAAGGCATCAAGGCCGCTACAAGCGTACCCGGAGTCGTTAAAATTTCAGCCGCAAACTTCGGCGGAAAACTCGGACCAGTCCAGATACGGCTGAAAGACGCAGTCCAACAAATCCAAGCCTAA
- a CDS encoding ATP-grasp domain-containing protein, producing the protein MTVNIFEYASGGGFRGQRIPLNIFCEGYSMLKSVAEDFHAAGYTVRCLLDSRVDSLRSDLSVVDDVVEVSPNSSSIQDIFVKMLQRSELSLVIAPETGGVLSSLIRLVEESSSASLNSASKTADEVSDKASLSELLGRNGVAVPETKCFSTEDSLDEVLSAYLRFSEPTVVVKPVDGVSCESTFLVSNRAEMIDAYKNLSENRAVSHFIIQRFVEGLPASVSLISNGRNAQPIALNLQRVTLNPPGAKVSSYRGGLTPLHHPDAEKALQVARRAVQVFGGLRGYVGVDLVLSPNGPVVLEVNPRLTVSYVGLRQVLKQGLAEPMVMAALNGVLPASFDTTGFSVFSKLPHGSAKNRVAVGSRVMCPPVEVDGASLAETLLVSWREREDEALRLLSAQERMAVEASRK; encoded by the coding sequence GTGACTGTAAATATATTTGAGTATGCTTCCGGCGGCGGCTTTCGAGGACAGAGGATTCCCCTCAACATATTCTGCGAAGGCTACTCAATGTTGAAGAGCGTCGCAGAAGATTTTCATGCAGCAGGATACACTGTTCGCTGTCTTCTGGACTCCCGGGTGGACTCTTTGCGAAGTGATTTATCGGTGGTTGACGATGTTGTAGAGGTTTCGCCTAATTCCTCTTCTATTCAGGATATTTTCGTCAAGATGCTTCAGCGCTCCGAGTTATCGCTGGTGATTGCGCCTGAAACGGGCGGTGTACTCTCATCTCTAATCCGGCTTGTCGAGGAATCTTCTTCAGCTTCACTGAACTCTGCTTCTAAAACAGCGGATGAGGTTTCAGACAAGGCTTCACTCTCCGAGCTTCTTGGGCGAAACGGCGTAGCTGTGCCTGAAACAAAGTGTTTCTCCACTGAGGACAGTTTGGATGAGGTGTTGTCTGCGTATCTGAGGTTCTCGGAGCCAACCGTGGTGGTTAAACCGGTTGATGGAGTCAGCTGCGAGTCCACCTTTCTAGTCTCTAACCGTGCTGAGATGATTGATGCTTACAAGAATCTTTCCGAGAATAGGGCAGTGAGCCACTTTATCATCCAGCGTTTTGTGGAAGGGCTTCCTGCGAGTGTCAGCCTTATCTCAAATGGGCGGAATGCTCAGCCTATTGCTCTGAACCTGCAGCGTGTTACGCTGAACCCACCTGGTGCAAAGGTCTCTTCCTATAGGGGTGGCTTGACTCCGCTGCATCATCCTGACGCGGAGAAGGCCCTACAGGTTGCTCGACGCGCGGTTCAGGTGTTCGGTGGGCTTCGAGGATATGTCGGCGTGGATTTGGTTTTGTCTCCTAACGGCCCGGTTGTGCTTGAAGTTAATCCTCGTCTAACCGTTTCTTACGTTGGGCTTAGACAAGTGTTAAAGCAGGGTTTAGCTGAACCGATGGTGATGGCGGCCCTAAACGGGGTGCTTCCAGCATCTTTCGACACGACAGGCTTCTCAGTCTTCTCTAAACTTCCCCACGGTAGTGCGAAAAATAGGGTAGCTGTCGGTAGCCGAGTTATGTGCCCGCCAGTTGAAGTTGACGGAGCAAGTTTGGCTGAGACTCTTCTGGTCTCTTGGAGAGAGCGTGAAGATGAGGCTTTGAGGCTTCTTTCGGCTCAGGAGAGAATGGCTGTGGAGGCTAGTCGAAAGTGA
- a CDS encoding (5-formylfuran-3-yl)methyl phosphate synthase, with amino-acid sequence MPKIPPLNTEAPRKMGRQEEGHLRIMVSVTNPDEAREALKGGADIIDVKNPREGALGANRPLVIRKIKEETGNQAEVSATIGDLPNTPGTASLAALGAASLGVDYVKAGMLGPKTPDEARDLSRIIAQTLQEFRLRTKLVIAGYADYQLQGCVNPLMLPEPAAEAGAWGVLIDVREKSSKGLFDYLSVKDLENFVEEGHQLGLKIALAGSLGKKDLRIMLKLGVDIMGVRRNVCTVRDLEPKIDHRLVEEFVNVLQRTQI; translated from the coding sequence TTGCCGAAGATACCACCGCTCAACACCGAGGCGCCGAGAAAAATGGGTAGGCAAGAAGAAGGACACCTGAGAATCATGGTCAGCGTCACCAACCCAGACGAAGCCCGCGAAGCCCTGAAAGGAGGAGCAGACATTATTGATGTAAAAAACCCGCGTGAAGGAGCACTCGGCGCAAACCGACCATTAGTGATCAGAAAAATCAAGGAAGAAACTGGGAACCAGGCTGAGGTAAGCGCAACCATCGGCGACCTACCGAACACACCGGGAACAGCATCTCTAGCCGCCCTGGGAGCAGCCTCATTAGGAGTAGATTATGTCAAAGCGGGTATGCTTGGCCCGAAAACACCGGACGAAGCGCGAGACCTCTCCCGGATAATAGCGCAGACACTGCAGGAGTTCCGGCTGAGAACAAAGCTAGTCATAGCTGGGTACGCGGATTACCAGCTACAGGGCTGCGTAAATCCATTGATGCTACCTGAACCAGCTGCAGAAGCAGGAGCATGGGGGGTTCTAATCGACGTGAGAGAGAAGAGCTCGAAGGGACTCTTTGACTACTTGTCCGTTAAGGATCTCGAAAATTTCGTAGAGGAAGGACATCAACTAGGCTTGAAGATCGCTTTAGCGGGCTCGCTCGGAAAAAAAGACCTCCGAATAATGCTGAAGCTCGGCGTAGACATTATGGGAGTCAGACGAAACGTCTGCACTGTGCGAGATCTAGAACCAAAGATAGACCACCGACTAGTAGAAGAGTTTGTCAACGTCCTCCAAAGAACACAAATCTAA
- a CDS encoding coenzyme F420-0:L-glutamate ligase: MSVQKSCVVNIGRVGGSRYYVAARRSRYWRPGSDYASLITANVSGRLSDGDFVVVSEKAISIAKGRIVDEAQVKPGLTAKIIARFWMRWIWGYPLGRLCHMSQSTRSRLRHYPVKEGAAHKQLCLKHAGILQSLRHGSEGGVDVSNLPYSYAALPLSNPQVEAEHIRERISRETGRRVSVMIVDTDKTYRLGSRNYTPLPRAVPGITAGGGLLIYVVCRVFRCRRRSTLLGSAGENLGVETLLDIAETANRARGVGAGRTPWHMAERFNVELTRVTWEMLEQVAHYPVVIVKRLS, encoded by the coding sequence TTGTCGGTACAGAAATCATGCGTAGTTAACATTGGTCGAGTCGGTGGTAGCCGGTATTATGTTGCAGCGCGTAGAAGCAGGTACTGGAGGCCCGGATCTGACTATGCGTCGTTGATTACCGCGAATGTTTCGGGTCGGCTCTCTGATGGGGATTTTGTGGTTGTCTCAGAGAAGGCTATATCGATCGCTAAAGGCCGGATTGTGGACGAGGCTCAGGTGAAGCCCGGTTTAACCGCCAAGATCATTGCTCGCTTTTGGATGCGTTGGATCTGGGGTTACCCGCTTGGGCGGCTCTGCCATATGAGTCAGTCGACGCGGAGCCGGCTTCGACACTACCCTGTCAAGGAGGGTGCTGCGCACAAGCAGCTCTGTCTCAAGCATGCTGGTATTCTGCAATCTCTTAGACACGGCTCTGAGGGCGGGGTGGATGTGAGTAACCTCCCATACTCATACGCTGCTCTTCCGCTTTCTAACCCGCAGGTTGAGGCTGAACATATCCGTGAGCGAATTAGCCGTGAAACTGGGCGGAGGGTTTCGGTGATGATTGTGGACACCGATAAGACTTACAGGCTTGGAAGTCGAAACTATACTCCTCTCCCGCGGGCTGTTCCTGGAATTACTGCTGGAGGCGGTTTGCTGATCTACGTGGTTTGCAGGGTGTTTCGGTGCAGGAGAAGATCTACGCTGCTAGGTTCTGCTGGCGAGAATCTAGGTGTGGAGACATTGCTGGATATTGCTGAAACCGCTAACAGGGCTAGAGGGGTCGGTGCCGGTCGGACGCCGTGGCACATGGCGGAGCGTTTCAATGTTGAGTTAACTAGGGTTACATGGGAGATGCTAGAGCAAGTGGCTCACTACCCAGTAGTAATCGTGAAACGGTTGAGTTAG
- a CDS encoding methylenetetrahydromethanopterin dehydrogenase has protein sequence MSSAKRVMIFLDTDKHASPFDILILADLFPDAQSIYYGNVDPEDVQKLVQDSIFPRGPEGCKSTKLFIGGSDVDKADRIAEVALKSMFPPFELATVIDPSGSHTTSSAAVAKTLQILLKQNLGDFKGKNVTVLAATGPVGQITSAIYQSEGANVTITSRRKERADSLVERLNRDSPNKVAGLQAATPEEVGIAIKDADVVMAAGSAGVQLVSLDVLKRYGTKCKVIADVNAVPPLGVENLSAQGDGVEVLPCVYGVGALAIGNLKNKVEAKLITAAMESPKGVFNYKTGYQLAKEHVYKKLAK, from the coding sequence ATGTCATCCGCTAAACGCGTTATGATATTTCTGGACACCGATAAACACGCAAGCCCCTTCGATATTCTCATCCTAGCCGATCTGTTCCCTGATGCACAGAGCATCTACTATGGGAATGTTGACCCTGAGGATGTGCAGAAGCTCGTTCAAGACTCAATCTTCCCAAGAGGGCCAGAGGGCTGCAAGAGTACAAAACTCTTCATCGGCGGCTCCGATGTCGATAAAGCTGACAGAATAGCTGAGGTAGCGTTAAAATCAATGTTCCCACCGTTCGAACTTGCAACCGTGATTGATCCAAGCGGTTCACACACAACCTCCTCCGCCGCGGTAGCTAAGACACTGCAGATTCTTTTGAAACAGAATCTCGGCGACTTCAAAGGAAAGAACGTCACAGTCCTAGCTGCCACTGGCCCAGTCGGACAGATCACAAGCGCCATTTACCAGTCAGAAGGCGCAAACGTCACCATCACCTCAAGACGGAAGGAGCGGGCTGACAGCCTTGTCGAGCGGCTTAACCGAGACTCCCCGAACAAAGTAGCGGGTCTCCAAGCAGCTACTCCAGAAGAGGTAGGTATTGCGATTAAAGATGCGGACGTGGTGATGGCTGCAGGATCTGCTGGTGTACAGCTTGTTTCACTGGATGTTCTGAAGAGATACGGAACAAAGTGTAAGGTCATAGCGGACGTGAATGCGGTTCCACCGCTTGGCGTTGAGAATCTCAGCGCGCAAGGTGATGGCGTTGAGGTGCTGCCCTGTGTCTACGGTGTAGGTGCATTAGCTATAGGTAACCTGAAGAACAAGGTTGAAGCGAAGCTAATCACAGCCGCTATGGAGTCTCCTAAAGGAGTCTTCAACTACAAGACCGGCTACCAGCTGGCCAAAGAACACGTCTACAAGAAGCTCGCAAAGTAA